In Nostoc sp. GT001, a genomic segment contains:
- a CDS encoding DUF4385 domain-containing protein, which translates to MPFDYSLDFKNIDFRQHPELYRVGKGEQGVLLVEPYKSEILPYWRFKTPEIARESSEKIYEIFLDYLDKDDFVGADMARKFIQMGYTRSRRYANHKSGRKXXKNSEDSGSKKEVLPYEVDLVKAESAAIFKAKWVEAKTNEKYQELLAKHKQMYESISPL; encoded by the coding sequence ATGCCATTTGATTATTCTTTAGACTTTAAAAATATTGATTTTCGCCAACATCCTGAACTCTATCGTGTTGGCAAGGGTGAGCAGGGTGTACTTTTGGTTGAACCATACAAATCAGAAATTCTTCCTTACTGGCGGTTCAAAACTCCTGAGATTGCTAGAGAATCGAGTGAAAAAATCTACGAGATTTTTCTTGATTATTTAGATAAAGATGATTTTGTCGGCGCGGATATGGCACGAAAGTTTATCCAAATGGGTTATACTCGCTCTCGCCGTTATGCTAATCATAAAAGCGGCAGGAAGTANNNNAAAAATTCGGAAGATTCAGGTTCCAAAAAAGAAGTTCTTCCTTATGAAGTAGACTTAGTGAAAGCGGAATCGGCAGCAATATTTAAAGCCAAGTGGGTAGAAGCAAAGACAAATGAGAAATATCAAGAGCTTTTAGCCAAGCATAAGCAGATGTATGAAAGCATTTCACCTTTGTAA
- a CDS encoding efflux RND transporter periplasmic adaptor subunit — protein sequence MKIDTQNTVDSSVLVPEVXEKKSRLNWLSWLIALCLLGGIGYAVYYQVTVAPRQQASRRVLTRPVQRQSLTITVSANGTVKPERSINLSPKNSGILKRLLAKEGDIVKQGQIVAYMDDSNLRGQLTSAQGQLAQAEANLQKAIAGNRPQDIAQSQGALDEAEANLQKVQAGNRSQDIAQAQARLQSAQAALRQAEDDFVRNQQLYNAGGISLQTLNQNRSNRDSAQANVNEAQQALALQKAGSRPEDVEQARAVVKQRQQALALVKAGTRQEDIDAARAQVTSARGSLQNIQAEINDTIIRAPFDGVVTKKFADPGAFVTPTTASSEVASSSSSSILSLASTNEIVASLAETNISKISLGQKVSIQADAYPGKTFEGKVSQIAAQAIVEQNVTSFEVRVSLSDPQRLLRSGMNAEVDFQVGQVENVLVVPTASVVRQENATGVFVQGKNNRPVFTRIEAGVTANNFTEVKSGLTGDERVLLSFPPGSRPQSTPRGGVFPGLGGGGGAGGGGRGTGGGGGRSGGSSSGGGRSQGGGSP from the coding sequence ATGAAAATTGATACACAAAATACCGTAGATTCATCAGTTTTAGTTCCAGAGGTAAANGAAAAAAAGAGCAGACTTAATTGGCTCTCTTGGCTAATTGCTCTTTGCCTTTTGGGTGGAATTGGCTATGCCGTTTATTACCAAGTAACGGTTGCTCCCCGTCAACAAGCCAGCCGCCGGGTGCTGACAAGACCTGTACAAAGGCAGAGTTTAACAATCACAGTTTCAGCGAACGGAACGGTGAAGCCTGAGCGGTCAATCAACCTTAGTCCGAAAAATTCCGGCATCTTAAAAAGGCTGCTGGCGAAAGAAGGAGATATCGTTAAACAAGGACAGATTGTCGCTTACATGGATGATTCCAATCTTCGGGGGCAACTTACCTCTGCTCAAGGACAATTGGCACAAGCCGAGGCGAATTTGCAAAAAGCGATCGCAGGTAATCGTCCTCAAGATATTGCCCAATCACAAGGAGCATTAGACGAAGCCGAGGCGAATCTGCAAAAGGTACAAGCAGGTAATCGCTCTCAAGATATTGCCCAAGCACAGGCACGCTTGCAAAGCGCTCAAGCCGCCCTTCGCCAAGCAGAAGATGATTTTGTTCGCAATCAGCAACTTTACAATGCAGGCGGTATTTCCCTTCAGACTCTCAACCAAAACCGCTCCAATCGTGACAGCGCCCAAGCTAATGTAAATGAAGCACAGCAAGCACTGGCTCTGCAAAAAGCCGGGTCGCGTCCAGAAGACGTTGAGCAAGCACGGGCTGTAGTGAAGCAGAGACAGCAAGCTTTGGCACTTGTAAAAGCGGGTACACGCCAAGAAGATATTGACGCAGCCCGCGCCCAGGTAACATCGGCTCGTGGCTCACTGCAAAACATCCAAGCCGAAATCAATGACACGATCATTCGCGCACCCTTTGATGGTGTGGTGACAAAGAAGTTTGCCGATCCAGGTGCTTTCGTGACACCTACAACTGCCAGTAGTGAAGTAGCTTCTTCTTCTTCTTCTTCAATCTTGTCTCTCGCTTCAACAAATGAGATTGTCGCAAGTTTAGCGGAAACAAATATTTCTAAAATTAGCCTTGGTCAAAAAGTCTCGATTCAAGCAGATGCCTATCCAGGAAAGACCTTTGAAGGTAAAGTCAGCCAAATTGCTGCCCAAGCAATTGTCGAGCAAAACGTCACCAGTTTTGAAGTCAGAGTATCACTATCAGATCCTCAAAGACTACTGCGGTCTGGGATGAATGCGGAAGTAGATTTTCAAGTCGGTCAAGTTGAAAATGTTTTAGTAGTACCAACGGCTTCAGTGGTACGCCAAGAAAATGCTACAGGCGTCTTTGTGCAAGGAAAAAATAACAGACCTGTGTTTACTCGCATAGAGGCTGGCGTCACCGCGAATAACTTTACCGAAGTTAAGTCTGGATTGACAGGAGACGAAAGGGTATTGCTCAGTTTCCCACCAGGATCGCGTCCACAATCAACACCAAGAGGAGGAGTTTTCCCTGGTTTAGGTGGAGGTGGAGGAGCCGGAGGAGGCGGAAGAGGAACAGGTGGCGGCGGAGGTCGTTCCGGCGGCAGTTCTAGCGGTGGTGGTCGTTCTCAAGGCGGTGGTTCCCCTTAA
- a CDS encoding TolC family protein yields the protein MNFSLLFVHFTWVTVAFAILLPNAASATTPPKAQNSSSSVQVPDRLNPNPNPLQFPTKPEEVRIQGTVPISLAQALELAKRNNRDLQVAILQLERSRSALRESQAALFPTLGINSGVTNSGNGFKSNSSQASTSFNGSAQLNYNLYTSGNTLATIRAAEEQLRIDELNVESQALIIKLNATTQYYDLQQADEQVRINRSAVQNAQASLRDTQAREQAGVGTRFDVLQAQVNLANAQQLLTNAISQQQIARRQLATLLSLSQSSEISASDPVQLAGLWQQTVEQSIVQAFQNRPELQQQLAQRNISEQQRRQALSQLGPQISLAGNYNLLDRYDDGVSITDGYSVGLQGNLTLFDGGAARARAAQSKVNIAIAETQFANQRDLIRFDVEQYYAQLQSNLNNVQTSSVALNQAREALNLARLRFQAGVGTQTEVIDAENDLTRAEGNRIAAILDYNRALANLQRSVTSRASR from the coding sequence ATGAATTTCAGCTTATTATTCGTGCATTTTACCTGGGTTACTGTCGCATTCGCGATTCTTCTTCCAAATGCAGCAAGTGCAACAACTCCGCCAAAAGCACAGAATTCTTCAAGCTCTGTACAAGTTCCCGATCGCCTCAACCCCAATCCCAACCCTCTGCAATTTCCGACTAAACCGGAGGAAGTAAGGATTCAGGGAACTGTGCCAATCAGTTTGGCACAAGCTTTGGAACTAGCAAAACGTAACAATCGAGACTTACAGGTAGCTATATTACAGCTAGAACGCAGTCGCTCGGCGCTACGCGAGTCTCAAGCTGCTTTGTTTCCTACTCTTGGTATTAACAGTGGTGTGACTAATAGTGGTAATGGTTTTAAGAGCAATTCGTCTCAAGCCAGCACTTCTTTTAATGGTTCAGCACAACTGAATTATAATCTCTATACTTCTGGGAACACGCTAGCGACTATCAGAGCCGCAGAGGAACAGCTACGGATAGATGAATTAAATGTTGAAAGTCAGGCTTTGATAATTAAGTTGAATGCCACCACTCAATACTACGATTTGCAACAAGCAGATGAACAAGTCAGAATTAATCGGTCTGCTGTGCAAAATGCCCAAGCTAGTTTGCGGGATACTCAAGCTAGAGAACAGGCTGGAGTGGGGACGCGGTTCGATGTGCTGCAAGCTCAGGTAAATTTAGCAAATGCCCAACAACTACTTACTAATGCGATCTCACAGCAGCAAATTGCCCGTCGTCAGCTTGCCACGTTGTTAAGTTTATCGCAGTCATCTGAGATCAGTGCCTCAGATCCCGTACAATTGGCGGGTCTTTGGCAGCAGACGGTAGAACAAAGTATTGTCCAAGCGTTTCAAAATCGTCCAGAGTTGCAACAGCAATTAGCACAACGTAATATTTCCGAGCAACAGCGACGACAGGCACTTTCACAGCTAGGGCCGCAAATTAGTTTGGCAGGAAACTACAACCTGCTAGATCGGTATGACGATGGTGTTAGCATTACTGATGGCTATTCAGTGGGACTTCAAGGAAATCTAACTTTGTTTGATGGGGGAGCAGCAAGAGCAAGGGCAGCTCAGTCGAAAGTTAATATTGCGATCGCAGAGACTCAATTTGCTAACCAGCGCGACCTAATTCGCTTTGATGTAGAACAGTACTATGCTCAATTGCAATCCAATTTAAATAATGTGCAGACTTCTAGTGTGGCCTTAAATCAAGCAAGAGAAGCTTTGAATTTAGCAAGATTAAGATTTCAAGCTGGTGTGGGCACTCAAACAGAGGTAATTGATGCTGAAAATGACCTGACAAGAGCAGAAGGTAATCGCATCGCAGCTATTTTGGATTACAATCGCGCTCTAGCTAATTTACAAAGATCGGTAACATCCAGGGCTTCGCGCTAA
- a CDS encoding response regulator gives MKTVLIVEDDLINARVFSKILSKRGGLGVKHTENVEEVIKIAQSGEADLILMDVSLSRSVYQGKSVDGIKITQMLKSDPKTANLPVILVTAHAMEGDRENFLKQSGADGYISKPVVDHQQFVDQIIALLPTDEN, from the coding sequence ATGAAAACTGTTTTAATTGTCGAAGATGATCTAATTAATGCTCGTGTTTTTTCCAAAATTTTGTCCAAGCGTGGCGGCTTGGGTGTAAAACACACTGAAAATGTCGAAGAAGTTATAAAAATTGCCCAATCAGGAGAAGCCGACCTGATTTTGATGGATGTTTCTCTGTCCAGAAGTGTTTACCAAGGCAAATCTGTTGATGGAATCAAGATTACACAAATGTTGAAATCTGATCCGAAAACAGCAAACTTGCCTGTAATTTTGGTGACAGCACATGCTATGGAAGGCGATCGCGAGAACTTTCTCAAGCAAAGCGGTGCTGATGGCTACATTTCTAAGCCAGTTGTTGACCATCAACAGTTCGTTGACCAAATCATCGCACTTCTACCCACAGACGAGAACTAA
- the gyrA gene encoding DNA gyrase subunit A produces the protein MAKQLNLLSTGQVIPTALHTEMQRSYLEYAMSVIVGRALPDVRDGLKPVHRRILYAMHELGLVPDRPYRKCARVVGDVLGKYHPHGDQSVYDALVRLVQDFSSRYPLLAGHGNFGSVDNDPPAAMRYTETRLAPISHEGMLTEIGEETVEFVGNFDNSQQEPTVLPAQLPFLLLNGCSGIAVGMATNVPPHNLGEVVDGLIALIDNPELPDEKLFELIPGPDFPTGGEIVGETGIREAYTTGKGGILLRGVATLEEIPASRGSKRRSAIIITELPYQVNKAAWIEKVADLVNQGRLQGISDLRDESDREGMRVVIELKRDTNPQEVLQHLYHQTALQMTFGAILLAIVDGQPRQLSLRQLLQEFLRFREETLNRRYNYELGKAQSRVHLVEGLLKALSNLDEVIQILRQAPDGSTAKINLCNQLDLSEVQGDAILAMPLRRLTSLEQQNLQQEFEQISEQISLLEQLLNDRRELLKALKKDLRSLKRKYNDPRRTKIGEEQKSRAEEQRGRGAEGQRSRGAEEEEFKSSEPVEEAILEFTQRGYVRRTQPSGRKSKAENGLHDNDFIIQTVLTDTGKDLLILTGSGKVYPVNVGEIPPTTGRSPRGKPLITMLSSTAQSAQEDVVSRFLLPENFETRQMILLTKQGRIKRLSLGEFTNLTRRGITILKLKDDDELSFTQFTAPGAHLILASSGGRMLRFAVNDEQLPVMGRTAMGLQAFRLLKNQQMVGCVTVGKDDQLLLVTQEGYAKRMAASQLRAANRGDLGTQALKFASKTDNLAGMVIAMPSLRDATRTAGYANASGEVALVTNKERVVRIPVDTVPLLGRDVKGESILQLNRDEKIITVAEVRS, from the coding sequence ATGGCAAAACAGTTAAACCTTCTCTCAACGGGACAGGTAATTCCAACAGCCCTGCACACCGAGATGCAACGGTCTTATCTAGAATATGCCATGAGCGTGATTGTCGGGCGAGCGCTACCAGACGTGCGTGATGGCTTAAAACCAGTGCATCGCCGCATTCTGTATGCAATGCACGAACTTGGTTTAGTACCAGATAGACCTTATCGAAAATGTGCCCGTGTAGTGGGTGATGTGTTGGGTAAATACCATCCCCACGGCGACCAATCGGTTTACGATGCCTTAGTGAGGCTGGTACAGGATTTTTCTAGCCGCTATCCTTTACTGGCAGGACACGGTAACTTTGGCAGTGTCGATAATGACCCGCCAGCGGCGATGCGCTACACAGAAACGCGCCTCGCACCGATCAGTCATGAGGGAATGCTGACAGAAATTGGTGAAGAAACTGTGGAATTTGTCGGGAACTTTGATAATTCCCAACAAGAACCAACGGTGTTACCTGCTCAGTTGCCGTTTCTGTTACTTAATGGCTGTTCTGGTATTGCTGTAGGAATGGCGACGAATGTACCACCCCACAATTTGGGGGAAGTTGTCGATGGGTTAATTGCCTTAATCGACAACCCAGAATTGCCAGATGAAAAATTATTTGAGCTAATTCCAGGGCCAGATTTTCCCACTGGTGGGGAAATAGTTGGTGAGACGGGAATTCGGGAAGCATACACCACAGGTAAAGGTGGAATTTTGCTACGGGGAGTCGCGACTCTGGAGGAAATTCCAGCCAGTCGGGGAAGCAAGCGACGGTCGGCAATTATCATTACAGAATTGCCTTATCAAGTGAATAAGGCTGCCTGGATTGAGAAGGTAGCGGACTTAGTAAATCAAGGACGTTTGCAAGGAATTTCTGATCTTCGAGATGAGAGCGATCGCGAAGGGATGCGGGTAGTAATTGAACTCAAGCGCGATACCAATCCCCAAGAAGTTCTCCAGCATTTGTATCACCAAACTGCTTTACAAATGACTTTTGGGGCCATTCTCCTAGCAATAGTAGATGGACAACCCCGCCAATTAAGTTTGCGTCAATTGTTGCAGGAGTTTTTGAGGTTCCGAGAAGAGACGCTAAACCGCCGCTACAATTACGAGTTGGGTAAGGCCCAAAGTCGTGTGCATTTGGTGGAAGGTTTGCTGAAAGCGCTGTCTAATTTGGATGAGGTAATTCAAATTTTGCGCCAAGCTCCCGATGGTAGTACGGCAAAAATTAATCTTTGTAACCAACTGGATTTGAGTGAGGTACAAGGAGATGCAATTCTAGCGATGCCGTTACGCCGCCTCACGAGTTTGGAACAGCAAAATTTGCAGCAGGAATTTGAGCAAATCAGCGAACAAATTAGCTTGTTGGAGCAATTACTCAACGATCGCCGCGAATTACTCAAGGCGCTGAAAAAAGATTTGCGATCGCTCAAGCGCAAATATAACGATCCCCGACGAACGAAAATTGGAGAGGAGCAGAAGTCTAGAGCGGAGGAGCAGAGGGGCAGAGGAGCAGAGGGGCAGAGGAGCAGAGGGGCAGAGGAGGAGGAATTTAAATCTTCTGAACCAGTAGAGGAAGCGATTTTAGAATTTACCCAACGGGGTTATGTCCGCCGCACTCAGCCATCTGGGAGAAAGTCAAAAGCTGAAAATGGTCTGCACGATAATGACTTTATTATCCAAACTGTGTTGACTGACACGGGGAAAGACTTGCTGATACTAACTGGTAGCGGCAAAGTCTATCCGGTAAATGTGGGAGAAATTCCCCCAACCACTGGACGTTCTCCACGGGGAAAACCTTTGATTACTATGCTCAGTAGTACTGCTCAAAGCGCTCAAGAAGATGTGGTCAGCCGCTTTTTGCTGCCGGAAAATTTTGAAACTAGGCAGATGATTCTCTTAACAAAACAGGGAAGAATTAAACGTCTGTCTCTGGGAGAATTTACTAACTTAACTCGGCGCGGCATCACGATTTTGAAGCTCAAAGATGATGATGAATTGTCATTTACCCAGTTCACCGCTCCAGGGGCGCATCTTATTTTAGCTAGTTCCGGTGGACGAATGTTGCGCTTTGCAGTCAATGATGAACAATTACCAGTCATGGGACGCACAGCGATGGGTTTACAAGCATTTCGACTATTGAAAAATCAGCAAATGGTTGGCTGTGTCACTGTCGGTAAAGATGACCAATTACTCTTAGTTACTCAAGAAGGATATGCCAAGCGGATGGCTGCGAGTCAGTTGAGAGCAGCTAATCGCGGTGATTTGGGGACGCAAGCGCTGAAATTTGCTAGCAAAACTGACAACTTAGCTGGTATGGTCATAGCGATGCCTTCTCTACGAGACGCTACGCGAACGGCGGGCTACGCCAACGCATCTGGCGAGGTAGCCTTAGTGACGAATAAGGAACGGGTAGTGCGGATACCTGTGGACAC
- a CDS encoding tetratricopeptide repeat protein: MPKHVRLISLLMVCSLWSMPKAANAQALIPHTLQLDATKLEKQGLSLAQEAAQLAQFQQVDLALPRARLASQLAPGNDKVWLLLGGLQLQTKEFDSAIASLKKAQSINPKNGDILFALGSVNFQQKNYQAAAVNYQEGLKLKPNNPEGLFDLGNAYFMLGRLPDAIAQYDKAVSQDKKFWPALNNIGLINYEQGNIPEAIKRWQSAVTLDKQAAEPLLALAVALYTKGDASGELRLRQQGLTLGETALRIDSRYANLNFLKENLWGDRLLSDTKKFLELPRIQAALQQPANSSSAPTPRKQPTQ, from the coding sequence GTGCCTAAACATGTTCGTTTGATTTCTCTTCTGATGGTTTGTAGTTTGTGGAGTATGCCAAAAGCCGCTAACGCGCAGGCATTAATACCCCATACACTGCAACTAGATGCGACAAAGTTAGAAAAGCAGGGGTTGAGCTTGGCACAAGAGGCGGCTCAACTAGCTCAGTTTCAACAGGTTGACTTAGCTTTGCCACGAGCGCGGCTGGCTAGTCAACTGGCTCCTGGGAATGATAAAGTATGGTTGCTGTTAGGTGGATTGCAACTGCAAACTAAAGAGTTTGATAGTGCGATCGCTAGTCTGAAAAAAGCACAATCTATCAACCCTAAAAATGGTGATATTCTGTTTGCTTTGGGTTCAGTTAATTTTCAGCAGAAAAATTACCAGGCTGCTGCTGTCAATTATCAAGAAGGTTTGAAGTTAAAACCCAATAATCCAGAGGGTTTATTTGATTTGGGTAATGCTTACTTTATGCTGGGTCGATTGCCAGATGCGATCGCCCAGTACGATAAAGCCGTCTCTCAAGATAAAAAATTCTGGCCGGCGCTTAACAATATTGGTTTAATCAACTACGAACAGGGTAATATCCCCGAAGCGATTAAGCGATGGCAATCTGCTGTAACCCTTGATAAACAAGCAGCAGAACCTTTATTAGCCTTAGCGGTGGCACTGTATACTAAAGGCGATGCCTCCGGCGAGCTACGCTTACGCCAACAAGGACTAACCTTGGGAGAAACTGCACTCCGTATCGATTCGCGCTATGCTAATTTAAATTTCCTCAAAGAAAATCTCTGGGGCGATCGTCTACTGTCTGATACGAAAAAATTCCTAGAATTACCCCGTATTCAAGCAGCCCTACAGCAACCAGCAAACTCATCATCAGCGCCTACGCCTAGAAAACAGCCTACTCAATAG
- a CDS encoding VOC family protein, producing the protein MLSSTQSANSVLAPGNLRNIHHIALNVKDMQASRYFYGTILGLHELTGDEVPATLVELVASGKVANFITPDGTILDLFGEPELSPPNPDPEKTFTRAYHLAFDIDPQLFDRAVTVIRENKIAIAHGPVTRPTGRGVYFYDPDGFMIEIRCDPEAS; encoded by the coding sequence ATGCTATCTAGCACCCAATCCGCGAACAGTGTCCTTGCGCCAGGAAATCTGCGTAATATACATCACATTGCCCTCAACGTCAAGGATATGCAAGCTTCCCGCTACTTTTATGGCACAATCCTGGGTTTGCATGAACTCACAGGCGACGAAGTACCCGCAACCCTGGTGGAACTTGTCGCATCTGGGAAAGTAGCCAACTTCATCACCCCGGATGGTACAATTTTGGATTTATTTGGGGAACCAGAATTATCACCACCAAATCCAGACCCCGAAAAGACCTTCACTAGAGCCTACCATCTAGCCTTTGACATCGATCCGCAGTTATTCGATCGCGCGGTGACAGTGATCAGAGAAAATAAAATAGCGATCGCACATGGCCCTGTCACTCGTCCTACTGGCAGAGGAGTGTATTTTTACGATCCAGATGGCTTTATGATTGAAATTCGTTGCGATCCAGAAGCTAGTTAA
- a CDS encoding ABC transporter ATP-binding protein, translated as MPTMIWMESITKTYYLGEVSVPILKGIELSIEEGEYVSIMGASGSGKSTLMNILGCLDRPTTGDYIFEGRNLTTFDDDELAYIRNQRIGFVFQQFNLLARATALENVMLPMVYANLPKPKRRERALEALEKVGLGGRISNRPSQLSGGQQQRVAIARALVNRPALVLADEPTGALDTETSHEVMNLLTELNNQGITIVIVTHEPDIAAQTQRIIRVQDGLIVG; from the coding sequence ATGCCAACAATGATTTGGATGGAATCCATTACTAAAACCTATTATTTGGGAGAAGTTAGTGTTCCCATACTCAAGGGGATTGAACTCTCTATTGAGGAAGGAGAATATGTCTCAATTATGGGTGCGTCAGGTTCGGGTAAATCCACGCTGATGAATATTTTGGGATGTCTGGATCGCCCGACAACTGGAGACTATATTTTTGAAGGCAGAAACCTGACGACTTTTGATGATGATGAATTAGCCTATATCCGCAACCAAAGGATAGGTTTTGTGTTCCAACAATTTAACCTATTGGCGCGGGCGACAGCACTGGAAAACGTCATGTTGCCAATGGTTTACGCTAACTTGCCCAAACCAAAACGCCGGGAAAGAGCATTAGAAGCCTTAGAAAAAGTAGGATTAGGGGGACGCATATCTAACCGTCCTAGTCAACTATCTGGGGGACAACAACAACGAGTCGCGATCGCTCGTGCTTTGGTCAACCGACCTGCATTAGTTTTGGCAGATGAGCCGACAGGAGCTTTAGATACTGAAACTTCCCATGAGGTGATGAATTTACTGACTGAACTTAATAACCAAGGAATCACGATTGTGATTGTCACTCATGAACCTGATATTGCTGCTCAAACCCAAAGGATTATCCGAGTTCAGGATGGTTTGATTGTCGGCTAA
- a CDS encoding ABC transporter permease, with amino-acid sequence MFKGFYKAKNTRTVPLLEILTMAAETLWSNKLRTGLTMLGVIIGISSVIAITSVGQGVQKGVEQQIQALGTDVIQILAGAARSGNVRQGVGSSSTLTWEDAQAIATQAPSAQMVSAYLQRSAQVVYAGQNTSTTIYGTDLNYPEVRNTNPQQGRYFTQEELDIAAQVAILGPTVQNTLFGQGVNPIGERIRIQGEAYEVIGVMEPKGSQGPMDRDDQIFIPLTSMSKRLVGNNALVGVSVSGILVKGANQEELEAAQFQVTNLLRLRHNIYPPQADDFRLTNQADIVSTFTNIVGLFTVMVVAIAGISLVVGGIGIANIMLVSVVERTREIGIRKAVGATNSAILNQFLAEAIVISIVGGGIGMVTGVLLAFVASSVFKFPFVISFLSIVAGFVLSLSVGLVAGVIPARNASKLDPINALRSD; translated from the coding sequence ATATTTAAGGGCTTTTACAAAGCGAAGAATACCCGCACAGTACCATTGCTGGAAATATTGACAATGGCGGCAGAGACTCTGTGGAGTAACAAATTACGCACAGGTCTAACTATGTTGGGCGTGATTATTGGGATTTCTTCAGTTATTGCGATTACTTCTGTTGGTCAGGGAGTGCAAAAGGGGGTTGAACAACAGATACAAGCATTGGGTACAGATGTGATCCAAATCTTAGCGGGTGCTGCAAGAAGCGGGAATGTCCGTCAAGGAGTCGGTTCTAGCAGCACCTTGACTTGGGAAGATGCACAGGCGATCGCTACACAAGCGCCATCAGCACAGATGGTTTCTGCTTATCTCCAACGCAGCGCTCAAGTTGTCTATGCAGGACAGAACACCTCAACTACCATTTATGGCACAGATTTGAACTACCCAGAAGTCAGAAATACCAACCCCCAGCAAGGGAGATATTTCACTCAAGAAGAATTAGATATTGCCGCACAGGTAGCTATTCTTGGCCCCACAGTCCAAAACACGCTCTTTGGACAGGGTGTAAATCCTATCGGTGAGCGAATTCGGATTCAGGGAGAGGCTTACGAAGTTATTGGGGTGATGGAACCTAAAGGTTCCCAGGGGCCGATGGATCGAGATGACCAGATTTTCATCCCTCTAACTAGTATGTCGAAGAGACTAGTTGGGAATAATGCCCTGGTGGGCGTTTCTGTAAGTGGAATTTTAGTCAAAGGCGCTAATCAGGAAGAATTAGAAGCCGCTCAGTTTCAAGTTACCAATCTTTTACGGCTGCGTCATAATATTTATCCGCCGCAAGCTGATGATTTCCGACTGACCAATCAAGCTGATATTGTTAGTACCTTCACTAATATTGTAGGTTTATTTACAGTAATGGTGGTAGCGATCGCTGGAATTTCTCTAGTGGTTGGTGGTATTGGTATTGCTAACATTATGCTCGTTTCTGTGGTCGAGCGGACGCGAGAAATCGGGATTCGCAAAGCCGTAGGAGCGACTAATTCAGCCATTCTCAATCAATTTTTAGCGGAAGCGATCGTGATTTCCATTGTCGGCGGAGGTATTGGCATGGTCACTGGCGTTTTATTAGCCTTTGTGGCTTCAAGCGTTTTCAAATTTCCCTTTGTAATTTCTTTTTTGTCGATCGTTGCTGGCTTTGTACTCTCGTTATCTGTTGGCTTAGTTGCTGGGGTGATTCCAGCACGGAACGCTTCTAAATTAGATCCAATTAACGCTTTAAGAAGCGACTAA
- a CDS encoding class I SAM-dependent methyltransferase: protein MSNFLYFIVTLVAILSCSLLNPTLTAQAASSSTTVYEQRIIHSPDGIGKYYMGREIAQVMGYTGAGWLERPSREGEEQPSKVVSLLNLKPNDVVADIGAGTGYLSFRIAPLLTAGKVLAVDVQPEMLEIIELFKKEKNITNVEPVLATFTDPNLPSESIDLALMVDAYHELEYPQEVMQGIVKALKSGGKVVLVEYRGENPFIMIKRLHKMTQKQVRKEMQAVGLVWRETKNSLPQQHLMVFEKPNTNS from the coding sequence ATGTCAAATTTTCTCTACTTTATAGTAACTCTTGTTGCGATCTTGAGTTGTTCGCTGCTGAACCCAACCCTGACAGCACAAGCCGCCTCTTCATCCACCACTGTTTACGAACAACGGATAATCCACAGTCCAGATGGTATCGGCAAATACTACATGGGGCGCGAAATAGCCCAAGTTATGGGATACACTGGCGCTGGCTGGCTAGAACGTCCCAGCCGAGAGGGAGAGGAACAGCCAAGTAAAGTAGTCAGCCTTCTCAATCTCAAACCTAATGATGTGGTGGCAGATATTGGCGCTGGTACAGGTTACTTAAGCTTTCGCATCGCGCCGTTATTAACAGCAGGTAAGGTGTTGGCTGTAGATGTTCAGCCAGAAATGTTGGAAATTATTGAGTTATTCAAAAAAGAGAAAAATATCACTAATGTTGAGCCTGTTTTAGCCACTTTTACTGACCCCAATTTACCATCTGAAAGTATCGATTTAGCCTTAATGGTGGATGCTTATCATGAACTTGAGTATCCCCAAGAAGTGATGCAAGGAATTGTGAAAGCACTTAAATCAGGTGGGAAGGTGGTGCTGGTTGAGTATCGAGGTGAAAATCCTTTTATTATGATTAAACGTCTGCACAAGATGACTCAAAAGCAAGTTCGCAAAGAAATGCAAGCTGTTGGTTTGGTTTGGCGGGAAACTAAAAACTCGTTACCTCAACAGCATTTAATGGTGTTTGAGAAACCCAATACTAATTCGTAA